Genomic DNA from Cloeon dipterum chromosome 3, ieCloDipt1.1, whole genome shotgun sequence:
AGTACCGAGTTGAAATGGTCCATCAAGGCTCAAGAGacaacagcaaaaatattatccgTGAATTCGCCTCCGACTTTGAGGTGGGTGAGTGCTGGGGCTACAACCGCTTCTTCCGTCTAGATCTTCTTGCAAGTGAAGGCTACCTGAATACAAGCCTCGACACCTTAATCCTGCGCTTCCAAGTGAGGCCGCCCACATTCTTTCAAAGGTGCAGGGACCAACAGTGGTACATTGGGCAGCTGCTCACCGTTCAGTCCCAATATGTCAGTCAAATCAGTACGTTAAAAGAGGTTAgtgtcattttgaaattttgtaatttgtatttaatttgttgaaatctGTTTTGGTCATTTGTCATGGACTTTATGAAATATACACGTCATAAACTCTTTATCGCTTGGTTAAAACCGTTAtccttgatattttttttccagcaaGTGTCAATGTTGCGGAATGGAGGCAACGCGACAGTCAACAACTCGTCCAACTCTTCACCAGTGAACGTGACCAGAGCGCTGAGCATCAGCAGCGAGCCCCCTTTGGCCAACACCTCAGAGCTGGCCACCGCAGCCAACCCAAAGTCAGTCTCCCTCACAACCACGCCGACCCTCCAGTTGCCCCCTGGGTTCCCGTCGCCCTCTCAGCAAACTCTGCCCCGGGCCGTGGACGTCGGAACTGACACTTCTGCAGAATCCTCGCCTGTTAGGACGCTGCGGAGGGTGCGCAATCCATCTGTCAGCAGCGATAGCGACAGCGAGATAAGCAACTCAATGAAGGATTCTGATTCCATTGAAATGGGCACTGTGAGGAGAAGGAGACCTGTTCTTGATGAAGTATCAAATGATGAGAATGATATTGACGTCGAAGCAATGTcgggtaaattattttctcttgtctcagccaattatttttttaattgcacgttaaaggtttttttcaCCAGCTGAATTTTACTGAGATTGTATAAATTTGGTGAAAACTGGAAATTAGATCAACTTTATTTCGGATTTtaaaccatattttttatttcaaggtgataacgATGTGGAATTCTCAATCACAAGGCAGCTTCGGTTTCCAGACTTCCTGGCAGCTAGTGCTGAATCTTTTGAGTGAGTTCAACTAcctttaaaaagataaaattccaTTAGTATACAAAGTTAAGCGGCAGCAAAATTGAGGATAAAAACTTGTCtctttctgttttaattttagctcttcaatttttccacaTCACCATCAATTCATactgaaaattattccttCCAGACCCTCTGTTGTTGATTCATCTAGTCTTGGGGAAGAACTGATGCTACTGCACTTATTTGAGTTGCAAGACAGAGAACGGAACTCATCCAGCGCCAGTGGCACAGGTGCTGATCCATCTTGGAAGCGACCAAGCATCAGTAATCCATCTGGCAAGCAGTGGATTCAAAGTTGTGACATCGGGTTGTAATAACTCAAATTGCCAGGTCTGAATGTCGCGGGCGCTTGGTTCAAACCCCGAAGGCTCAGCCGGCAGCCGCTGGCCACTGCCAGCAGTGTCTTGGACACTCTGCAACTGGACATGGCTTCACTCGGCGTttcaagcagcagcagcagtagcaacagcaacaacaatcTCCCTTCTCGCCAAAGCGCATTTATGCCAATGTCACCTAGATCTGAGCCTCATTTGCCGCAAATTGACGAAATACGATCTCTCACCCAAAAATGTAAACTTTGTTACTGAAATagagggaaataaataattaattgaaaattcactAGCAAGCAAGAGTCGATCTGATTCTCGCCAGCCCTGCAGACACAGcactgctgcagctgctgcctCGACTGTTTCTAGCTCATCCCAAACAAGAAGCTTGAGCCCCACAACTCAGGTATACAAATATGATGCTTTGAACTTTCcttaatgtaataaaaattactttaaaactTACTATGTATAGTAGTTTACTCTTTGCTAAACAATAGTAAAAGTTAAGTTTGTTGCCTtggacttaaaaatttttggcaGATGATGCATATCAGTTAGCTTAGATTTGTGTCActaacataatttttgctgtgtGGTTTTTACTTCCCAACTTGTGCTAAGTTAAGAAAGTTTTATCATGAAGAACCATTTTTTTGAATCGCATTGCAGGCTCACCTGAACGCTTATTTGTCGTATGTGAAGCAACTTGAGCTAGCCAGTGATGATGACACGAGCTCATCTGCAGCTGCGAGAGAGtaacttaaattttggttGCTGTCAGTAGAAGTTAACGTTTTGTACTATCAGCGATTCGCACGCCATTCCACAACAGGACTCATCCGCCACCTTGTTGCCAAAACACGATGAAGGTGCCTCAGCCGCTGCTTCAACCTCGCAACCTGGAGTGTATCCCCCGATCGGAGGATCCGTCTACTTCAAAGATCTGATTAAACCCATTCCACAACGTGGTAAGTTGAGAGTCGCTAAAAACAAACTATTTCACTTTGCTTGGGTTGAAAATACAGCGGCCCAGCGTGACGCGCACAAGAAAGCAGATTCCACTGCTGAAACCACTACTACCACTGCTCAAGAAGAAGACCAGACGACACCCATCAAAGACAGCAAAAAGTATTTATTGTTCGTTCTAAATCAGTAGCCAGCATTGctaaaattcccaattttGTAGCCCTGATGAGCCAACTGGAGACAAGAATTGATCTTCAAAGCTACTCCTGGactaatatatgtatattagcAGCACTGAAACAAGTAGATCTACCTTCTCCACAAAATCGTGTCTACTCATCTCAAAACGCTTGTTTCCGCACTTTGCGGACTGAAGTTATATAATTGTTGTTTAGGTGGTGCTTCAGAACCATTTAGTTTATCACATTTGGGTTGAGTAACATGCAGATTTGATATTAGCAAAGTCAtagcttaattaaattaagcccAAATGTTATGAACTCCTCTTCCTCATAGACATATACAAACATATTTTGAGCCGCTCCAAAATAAACTGCAAAACTAATTCTAAAACTCTTAACTGTAAAATGatctgtattaaaaatatacgcCAGCgaaaacttaatattttattgttattcatttttgtttctgtttAACATAAAACATGATTAAACGATAATTACTTtctgttcttatttttaatcctcACTTAAATTCATGAGAATTAGTGATTGCTGTATTAATGCAGCTTTGCAACCATCATGGTGGTGTTTAGGGGATTATATTAATCACCTGCGTAGATGCTTCACTATACCAATGCAGCCAGTTGACAGACAGTCTCCTTCAATAGCGCAGCTGAATGCGATCCGCAGCACAGCATGGATTTCAAAAAGTTAATTCTGCAAGTAAAAAGTGACCAGTTTCCAGAAGTCGCCCAAGCATCCACAGTATTGCCAGAACTTGCGGGTCTGGAAATGGGGAGTGAAGTGAAGATCGAGACTTTGATCAATCCTATTTGGTGTCTGATTAAAGGTAGATTTCAGTTACGTATTTGCCAtgcatatattattataaataattagagGACCCGAAGAAAACGGCCTGCGATCGAGAACGTATCCGAATGAGAGATATGAACAAGGCATTCGAGTCGCTGCGGAGCAAATTACCATCCTGCAAACCACTCGGaaagaaaatgtcaaaaattgaGTCTTtgaggttaaaattttttattttcggaaCACCTGTAATGTGCGAAATTTCTAGGATGGCtattaattacattaaatatcTCCAATCTCTTCTGGCGGCTGATAACGACATTCAAGAGAGGAACACGATCTTGGATAACCCACAATGGGACAGCGGCTTCAGTTCATTCGCCATTGAAATGGAATGCTTTTCCGCATAAACGGTTTGATGTCATGTagatttttgaataaaaccaGTTTAGTTGTATTCACTGCTTATTCATATCGTCATTACTGTCACAGTCTGAAAAGGGCACTTTAAATGTCACTCCCTCCACTAGCAAACATTTGCCACTCTTTTTCCCAACTGGTAGTTCcgacagtttaaattttggcttcgAGTTCATCTCCATGTAGCCTAAAGCCATGGAAGGCGTTGAGTGGCTCCACAGCAGTTCTCCACAGCCTTCCTGAGGGCTGCAGATGAGTGCCAAAACCCCTCCTAGTTTTTCTTCAATGCCACTTAAAAGTCGATTTTCTGAAGAGAAATTTTACCAAGATGCAACACTCCtttcctttcatttttatgtCACATACCTAAAAATTCCTCTGTCATCACTTTGTGCATTTGAGATGCGTAAGGCTGATTAGGGCAGCTTGCCAAATTCTTCGCCACAGCCTTTGCTAAGGTGCAACGGATGAGATGCTCACCACACCCGGTTGTGCAGGTAGCCACTACTGGTCCACTGCCACTTCCATCATCCGCCCAGCAGCCAGCTCCGAACATGGACGCCTTgtggaatttaattgaaaaaggataaaatcgaaataaattatattcatacCTGCCCAAGTCTTCcacaatttttcagaattatcCCTCCACTTGAGCAAACTGCTGCAGAATTCCCATTTCCATCGACACAAACCGCACCAACCGTATCAGTACACACGTCTATGCAATCCTAAATTAACGcttttcatgatttattttgatcttGTTGGTATTTGTTGAGTTTTACCAAAGACTGCttgtcgcaatttaaaatcatgtttttgcTCTTATTGTATTTCTTCAATGCTCTTCCTGCAAATGTAGAAGTAGTACTATTTTAtcgaatacaaaatttatcaaattaatgtgATATTTAATCTGTGCAGTGGAaccgaattccaaaattaattaggttAGATTATAGTCTTAGCTGCTCAGATGCTTTTGGATACTTTTAACTTTAGCATTTACGGCACTACTaggagttttaaaaattcaatcagaaGCCTTTCTTTCGCACCGTGTATTAGAGTAGAGTTATCAACAACTTTAATTCCATGATTCTTTGCCCAGTCTGCCGCTCCTTGGCCAACAAGGACACAGGGTGGGATTCTGCCTAGAGTGCCTTCCTTCTTTTGTCCGAGGCACAGCGCCTTTGCGGCTCGACAAGGATTCTTGAGCGTCCCGACGGCGCCAACGCTGCCCCACAGGCCCGACGCGCCTTCCATCGCACAGGCATCACATTCAACAGTTCCTTCCCACGTCAGATTGGAACCAATACCAGCATTGGTTAAGGGACTGTCCTCAAGCAGAGAAACGGCTTCTGTGGCTGCGTCAAGTGCCGACTTGCCTTCTGCCAAAATTGAGACACCCTGAACACAAAATCTTAATGAATGGTGTAACGAAACTGATAAACACCTGTACCTTTCTGCAAGCAGCTTTACACAGCTTAGCGTATTCATTCTTTTTGCTCGCACTGTGTTTCCCGGCACCTGGCAAAAGTTCAATaactaaaatgtattttccgtattttcaTGGCTcgtcaaaaacaaaaattggcttCTTTGAGATATTAGCTctacaaattttacaaaataatagtCAACCTTAGCAACCTGGACatgaaaatgccaaaaatttagTCTGTCATTCCAGTGCAGCATCAATACACAATTAATTGCTAGATAAGTAAATCTCCACTAATTTCATTAGACAATATTTAGTTAATGCagtaattatatatttttaacaatagggagatgaaattataataatgatATAGGAAACTTTGAACTGATAGCATTTGCAGTCATTAAAAgagatttgaatatttatttttacacagtTTAAGAGTATCAACtagtttaaaaaacattttcaacaagGTTTGGGGCACAAAAAGTGTCTCGAGATTCATTTCctcttcattttctttttggcTTCTGGATAGTCATCCAAGTTCAGCTGCttatgatatttttgaaaGACAAACACAAGGTAGAGCGAAGTTGCTTCCCACTCAGACTTGGACAGAGTTCCTAAGCTCTGTGCCCTGGGATTCCTCCTCAGGTGCTCGCGGGCGTGGTCATAATCTTCTTCTTTGCCCAGCAACGTTTGCTCACTACCCGGTGGGTAGGTTTCGAGAGCgttgattttttgcaaaagaaaacGTCCATCGCCATGCACTCGGTCGTAAAATTCAGGGAATGTCGTCTTCTCAATCAACCTTAGGCCGTGCTTCTCAGCCAACTTTACTAGAGTTGGAAAGTGGACTAAGAACTCAGGACAGGAGACCACATCTTGCAAGTGGAAGTTGTACATTGCGCCGAAGAGGGGGTAACCCTTGCTCTCTTCTTGCATTGTGATTTGATACACCTGAAAGTGGAagaagtttaattaattcaaaagatccaaaatgtttttaaatataaattttagaatttcacTTGGAAATTGCtaggaaaaaacattttaaatctattttataaCATAATTTTAGTATGAGAACTATTTATTTGACgttctaaataaattgatgtgGAATTTTTACtcagcagaaaaatataataaatcgaATTATTTACTCTAAACCAAACTCAagcaaaaaaggcaaaaaatcgtaatttaaaataaaaaatatacaaaaatacaaaaaactgCTCACTCCAAAATGTGcgacatttttataattgacaAAGGAAATGATGATGACACTCACTTCGTTACCAAACTTGTCTTCGCCTGCAGCCTTGTGCCTTTTGACTATTTCATACGCGTTTGGTATTGTGCCTATAAAGTATCCGCCAATTTCCAGCTTCTCTGCCGCATTCTGCATCATGCAGTTGGCCTGTTGCAGACTCTCAAAGCAGTAGTGGAACGCGAACTGGCAGCTGACAAGATTGAAAACGGCCTGCCTATCCTTGTACTTCTCCCTGAGCAGTTCCTTGGTGCAGTCGGCAGTGATGAACTCGGCGGTGAAGAGCGGGCCTCTTTGCTTTTTCTTCATGTCGGCGAACCTGTGGGAGTAcgagtttttaattcattctttGGATTACCTCTGGAGGCTCACCTCGTCTCGCAGTGCTCCATCGAGACGGCCGCGACGTCTGCGCAGGTGACGTGACTGACGTTGCCCCGCATCCACTTGAGCAGGTCGCCGCCCTTGCCGCAGCCCAGGTCGAGCACCTTGATCGTGGTCGTGCCCTTGGCGCGGATCCTCTTCAGGTACTCGCCGATTTGCATGCTTTTCACCCAGTTGTTGAAGTTGCGCATGAAAAAGATGCGGGTCTCCTTCCTCGCCTCCAGTCCTGCGTTCTCGATGGCATTGTAGTGCGAGGCGACCACCTCCACGGCCGCCCCCGGCGTCGGCAGGctcgcgccgccgccgacggccGCCTCCGGCACCTCGATGGGCAGCTTCTCTGCCTCTTCCGGCGACTGCTTCCTCACCGGCTCGTCTGGAGATTTTCTTACCGGCTCGTCTGGAGATTTTTTTTGCGCCTCGTTCGAATCCGAGTCGCTCAGGTCGGGCAGAAATTGCTGCTGACTGCCCGAAGACTCTGCTTCGGCAGGTCGACCCTGGTGCGGGTCTTCGTCGAAGAGAGACGGCATCGACGCTGACATATTTTCGATTTGGTGTTTGCGCGATTGCGATTTGTTTGGCACGAGTCGTGAATACTAACCTATGTGGACACTGATGAATCCGGCCATGTGTTCAGTTTTCGGACGGCGCTAAAGGTTTTGGAATGGAACGGGCAGCGTGTGCAGTGATCGAGTTTTTGTTTACGAATCACTCGGCTTAGCTGCACTTCTTGTACTGCACTGCACGGATTTACTCTGATTTATGTGTATGTGCTCCAactcattgaaaataaacaccaGCATTTCTTTCGTTCGCGCTCTCGACACCCACAGCGCCATCTCTACGCAGATGCATGAACAAGTCTCGCaagaaaaatccctattttccTCTAAATGACGATctaatatacatacatataaaatttgggaaaattataTCACctaaaagataataaaaagtgAAGTACTAATATCGCAAAGATAACTTTCACTGTTAGGTCCCTATCATCCTGATCTTTTATGGGAATAAACGAAAAAGTAAGCGAGGTATGCAATCCGCTTGACATTTCTATCCTGCTGGTTGCATAAGCACCATAGTCaggtggaaaataattttgaattttcctttcgTTATAAGGTATAACAAAAATGATTGCGTCTGATAATTTGTTgctaattttctgttttaaagcGGAGGGGGAAAATCgctgttcaaaattaaatttattaaatattttcaagaagtTGTTTattcatgtaacattataatatTTGGTGCAATGTCAACGTTGAGAActaatatgaatttaaattataagtttTTTGATTGGAAAAACTAATCCAAATCTTTAACGCAGTGCCGATAAATTCACTCAAAGCTGTTTTGGATCATCAATCCCTCATCATCAACagctaataataattattgttctctTCAAAAACATGGGGACCTGCGTGCCTCTTTTTTCAAGCTCCGATCCAACCtccaacaaaacaaaatcaaatcgaGTTTTGAACTGGCAGCTTGATGCTGCTGGGATGCAAAACGTTTCTATTTCCCCTTTATAATTAGCGTTTTTGGAAAACTATTGCTATTCTagatcattttgaaaaattattttcaggcgTTTTCGGCTGCACAGGACAACTATATATATAAACTACAATTGTGTGCGGTTTAAAATatcggaaaattaattatcaatgtTTGTGAGAAGAAAACTGAATGCTGCGGCCGCATTTGAGACCAGAGCTCAAGCAAgtctcaaaatgttttgatttttagttaTTACAGTAATTCGAACTGCTATCCAAATGCATTATATGGTCTGCGAAGTTTTGAGGAAGCGATAGATTTTTTCCCTGCACATTTGCAactttttcgatttttcgACCGGATTCTAGCGCGGCGCTGCGTGGATGGCTGATATCTCCACAGTAAAATTCAATCTCATTGAAGGAGGAATGTCCTGCCGCGAAAGAGATTGGAATAAGATATTGGTTATAACTGTTTAAAGACTAGAGAAATTTttcagagcaaaataaatttatggtgaagctaaaaataatactaattCTTAAAAGCACTCAAAAAAATAGATCGTTTTAGTAGCAGATTTTTTaggaaactttattttcctgTCTGTATTATAGAATgcaaaagttaatatttttacattaatgGAAGGTAAACCTGcaaaaattctgatttaatCCGAAGAGCTATACACTCGTTTTTCGAGTTGCTTTCTGATGCTTTATGTAACCGAAAGAGGGCACATCCAGCattcaatttagaaaatcTGCTGGTGATGAGCATTGACCTCAGGTTCCGGCTCGGTACCGCCTTGGCTCGCCTACTCTCTTTTATTTGAACACGCACacctgttttaaaaataaacacatggAAGAAATCTATTGATCAGTATTTATCAGACGATAAAAAATGGCAAGTTCACTTCAACATCTTGGTgagaaaaaatctgttttatgtataattgtttattctcacacatTTTAAAGCAGTCAGATCATATAAATATATGTGGAATATAGAATTTGTCCAACAAGAGAAAAAGAGGTGAGAATAAGAGGGCATTATTTCAGTTATCCCAACTTGATAAAATTCTACCTCGAAGGGCAAAGCCGAAATGGGCCAAGTTCCAGACAAATCACATAACAATATAATActttaaaatcttgatttcacACACGTGCTGCACACGAAGGAAACTGCACCGCAGAGCAGTCTTTCAAAGAGGGAGGCATAAAATATACTATATCATTCCACTCAGTCACTATCCTATAGTCACATTTATTAACATTATTATATGTTTTTGGGGTTAAGTTATTGCATCTCGCTGATTGTAGGGAAAACTGAAGGATCGCCAAATGAACCGTCATTGCTTggttattttgaagaaatacaAGAGGCAgctgaaaagtatttttgccaatataaaatattactgtttttaaataatttccttattATACATTTTAGTGTGTGCGTTTTGGTTATCGACTACAAGTTTGAGAAAGACATCAACCACATCCGTTATGGTTGTGAAAAAGACAGAGAAAACTTGAGAGAGACCTTTTATGTCAGAAGAAATTGCAGATTTTGCCAGCTGCTCTCTCCGCGAAAGGAAGATTTGCTGCGAATTATTTCGAATGAAGACAACCTCTTACAACTTTTTGACTCGCAAAGTAAATTCAACGATCAAcaaatcaaactaaaattaaatatagccTGTATATTCTTTGATTTACAGCTCCACCGTcagtttttattctttttatacTATCACACGGAAAAAGAAACGGAATTATTGCCACAGACCATAAAAATGAGTCAGGCAAATACGTTTCCTTTTCCACAACCGAGATATTGGACAGCCTCAAAGAACTGAATAGCTTCAAGGACAGTCTGAAACTAATTTTCTTCGCAGTGAGCCAATattgagttaaattaatttatgattattgACGAGAAAAATGCGTAGCCCTGCCGTGGTGATGAAGGCAACCCGTTGCTCCTCTCCTCAAAATTTAGCTCAAAAAGCTCTTGCAGCGTCAACACACTTCCCAATGAGCCGAATTTTGTGATTTGCTACTCGACGGTAGAGagtatatttttccttaagcGCCTGAAACACcactttatatttattttgtttattttagctACCTTAGCGGAGAGAAATGCTAAATTCGGGACAGTGTTTGTCCAGAAAATTTGCGAAGTACTCAATACCACCGAGAAAGATGTTCCTTTGACTGTTTACCTGACTCTAGTGCAGAATAAAATCCACTCATCAGCTAATCAGAAAGGCCAAACAccggaaataaaatatttccctcaCAAAGGCTTCATGATTATGAGGTATTATATTGTTcatgttaattttcattgaatatCAACGCACTGTTTTTAGAGTGAAAACTCCAACTCCTACAATCAATGAGTACGATGGTGTTTGGGATCCCAGGCCAACGCATCAGGCCACCAGATCGAGTTTTTTCCCATGGCTCTCCTCTAGCGGCGAAAGAAACGTGCGAGgaaaaaaagctat
This window encodes:
- the LOC135938432 gene encoding E3 ubiquitin-protein ligase TRIM37-like isoform X1, whose protein sequence is MAGIREKGHSSSRKQDENSVESLAEVFRCFICMEKLRDAHLCPHCSKLCCYLCIRRWLTETRSQCPHCRASLHLHELVNCRWVEDVTQQLDSLQAMGAANTDGTDNVDKDSRCESHQEKLSVYCWTCQRCICHQCALWGGTHSGHTFKPLEEVYEQHISQIKDEVYQLRRRLMELIGLVQEVEGNVESVRAAKDERVREIRNAVEQMIARLDSHLKAKLMTLMGQKTALIQETEQLEALLYEVDRQLHTCSRSELIRRSGELTRKLHAVRRKPTTSFVTAPVPADFQSEIVPNYDSSNFILQNFSQLQHKADPVYSPPLFVNGLCWKLKVYPDGNGVVRGTYLSVFLELASGLPETSKYEYRVEMVHQGSRDNSKNIIREFASDFEVGECWGYNRFFRLDLLASEGYLNTSLDTLILRFQVRPPTFFQRCRDQQWYIGQLLTVQSQYVSQISTLKEQVSMLRNGGNATVNNSSNSSPVNVTRALSISSEPPLANTSELATAANPKSVSLTTTPTLQLPPGFPSPSQQTLPRAVDVGTDTSAESSPVRTLRRVRNPSVSSDSDSEISNSMKDSDSIEMGTVRRRRPVLDEVSNDENDIDVEAMSGDNDVEFSITRQLRFPDFLAASAESFDSSIFPHHHQFILKIIPSRPSVVDSSSLGEELMLLHLFELQDRERNSSSASGTGADPSWKRPSISNPSGLNVAGAWFKPRRLSRQPLATASSVLDTLQLDMASLGVSSSSSSSNSNNNLPSRQSAFMPMSPRSEPHLPQIDEIRSLTQKSSKSRSDSRQPCRHSTAAAAASTVSSSSQTRSLSPTTQAHLNAYLSYVKQLELASDDDTSSSAAARDDSHAIPQQDSSATLLPKHDEGASAAASTSQPGVYPPIGGSVYFKDLIKPIPQRAAQRDAHKKADSTAETTTTTAQEEDQTTPIKDSKNPDEPTGDKN
- the LOC135938432 gene encoding E3 ubiquitin-protein ligase TRIM37-like isoform X2: MAGIREKGHSSSRKQDENSVESLAEVFRCFICMEKLRDAHLCPHCSKLCCYLCIRRWLTETRSQCPHCRASLHLHELVNCRWVEDVTQQLDSLQAMGAANTDGTDNVDKDSRCESHQEKLSVYCWTCQRCICHQCALWGGTHSGHTFKPLEEVYEQHISQIKDEVYQLRRRLMELIGLVQEVEGNVESVRAAKDERVREIRNAVEQMIARLDSHLKAKLMTLMGQKTALIQETEQLEALLYEVDRQLHTCSRSELIRRSGELTRKLHAVRRKPTTSFVTAPVPADFQSEIVPNYDSSNFILQNFSQLQHKADPVYSPPLFVNGLCWKLKVYPDGNGVVRGTYLSVFLELASGLPETSKYEYRVEMVHQGSRDNSKNIIREFASDFEVGECWGYNRFFRLDLLASEGYLNTSLDTLILRFQVRPPTFFQRCRDQQWYIGQLLTVQSQYVSQISTLKEQVSMLRNGGNATVNNSSNSSPVNVTRALSISSEPPLANTSELATAANPKSVSLTTTPTLQLPPGFPSPSQQTLPRAVDVGTDTSAESSPVRTLRRVRNPSVSSDSDSEISNSMKDSDSIEMGTVRRRRPVLDEVSNDENDIDVEAMSGDNDVEFSITRQLRFPDFLAASAESFEPSVVDSSSLGEELMLLHLFELQDRERNSSSASGTGADPSWKRPSISNPSGLNVAGAWFKPRRLSRQPLATASSVLDTLQLDMASLGVSSSSSSSNSNNNLPSRQSAFMPMSPRSEPHLPQIDEIRSLTQKSSKSRSDSRQPCRHSTAAAAASTVSSSSQTRSLSPTTQAHLNAYLSYVKQLELASDDDTSSSAAARDDSHAIPQQDSSATLLPKHDEGASAAASTSQPGVYPPIGGSVYFKDLIKPIPQRAAQRDAHKKADSTAETTTTTAQEEDQTTPIKDSKNPDEPTGDKN
- the Tasp1 gene encoding threonine aspartase 1; protein product: MAGFISVHIGAGKHSASKKNEYAKLCKAACRKGVSILAEGKSALDAATEAVSLLEDSPLTNAGIGSNLTWEGTVECDACAMEGASGLWGSVGAVGTLKNPCRAAKALCLGQKKEGTLGRIPPCVLVGQGAADWAKNHGIKVVDNSTLIHGRALKKYNKSKNMILNCDKQSLDCIDVCTDTVGAVCVDGNGNSAAVCSSGGIILKNCGRLGQASMFGAGCWADDGSGSGPVVATCTTGCGEHLIRCTLAKAVAKNLASCPNQPYASQMHKVMTEEFLENRLLSGIEEKLGGVLALICSPQEGCGELLWSHSTPSMALGYMEMNSKPKFKLSELPVGKKSGKCLLVEGVTFKVPFSDCDSNDDMNKQ
- the Rnmt gene encoding mRNA cap guanine-N7 methyltransferase; protein product: MSASMPSLFDEDPHQGRPAEAESSGSQQQFLPDLSDSDSNEAQKKSPDEPVRKSPDEPVRKQSPEEAEKLPIEVPEAAVGGGASLPTPGAAVEVVASHYNAIENAGLEARKETRIFFMRNFNNWVKSMQIGEYLKRIRAKGTTTIKVLDLGCGKGGDLLKWMRGNVSHVTCADVAAVSMEHCETRFADMKKKQRGPLFTAEFITADCTKELLREKYKDRQAVFNLVSCQFAFHYCFESLQQANCMMQNAAEKLEIGGYFIGTIPNAYEIVKRHKAAGEDKFGNEVYQITMQEESKGYPLFGAMYNFHLQDVVSCPEFLVHFPTLVKLAEKHGLRLIEKTTFPEFYDRVHGDGRFLLQKINALETYPPGSEQTLLGKEEDYDHAREHLRRNPRAQSLGTLSKSEWEATSLYLVFVFQKYHKQLNLDDYPEAKKKMKRK